The sequence AGGGAGGGGCCAGCGTGATCAACGAAAAGCGGCAACGGTTCGGTCTTTATCTCGCGGGGTTGCGGCGAGACGCACGCAAGAGCCAACGACAGTTAGCGGAATCGTTGTGCCGCATCTCAGGAACGGCGTCCGTGACACGCCACGAGATCAGCCGGTGGGAACGAGGCGAGCGAATCCCCGATGTCTGGATTTCTGCCCTCTCCGAGGCCCTAGACGTTCCCCTTCAGACGCTTGAACGGGCAGCCGCCCATGCGCGCGGCGAGGACTTCTCGCCCGAAGCGCCCAGCCCAGCGGAAGCACTCTCCTATTTCCTGCCCGAAGACGTCGAACTCGGACCACTGGCGAACAGCACAGGCCGTCGAGTCGGGACGTCCACGGCGGACGCGCTTGCCGACCGGGCGCACGGCCTGCGGCTCGGGGACGACGTCATCGCCAGCCGCGATCTACTCGCGCCGGCCTTCAGAGAGCTGGACGGCGCAGTCCAGCTCTATCGGGAGACGACGCATTCCGAGCAGACCGGCCGCTCACTCCTCGGCAGCATCGGCGAGATAGCTCAGATCACCGGGTGGATCGCCAGCGACGCGGGCCAGCATGACCAGGCGGCACGCGCATACCGGCTCGGAATCTCAGCGGCCAGGGAGGCCGGAGACCTCGCACTCGTCGGTCACCTCGCCGGGAGTCTGGCCTATCAACTCACCAACACCGGCCACGAAGAGGACGGGCTGAGTCTGGCCCGCGCCGCGTTGGAAGAGGCAGGACCAGACGCACCGCCCAAGGCCCGCGCGCTCTACCTCGACCGAGTCGCATGGGCGAACACCAAGGCAGGCAACGCGCAACCAGCCATGCGCGCACTTGCCCAAGCCCACGAAGCCATGGACGGGGAGGGCTCGCGGGACGCACCGGATTGGGCCTACTGGGTCTCGCCCGAGGAACTCGACGTGATGGACGCCCGCGTCTACACCGAGCTGCACAAACCCCTACGGGCCGTCCCACTCCTGCAAGAAGTGCTCAGCCGGTACGACTCGACACGCACGCGCGAACTCGCCCTCTATCTCTCATGGCTCGCGGTCGCCCTGGTGGACGCCAACGAGCCCGAGGAGGCAGCCAGCACCGCGCGGCACATGCTCGACCTCTCGGCCCGCTTCCCCAGCGACCGGACTGCGAAGCGCGGACGAGTCGTCCTCACCAAACTGGAGCCGTACCGGGACGTTCCCGAAGTGCGCGAGGTACTCGACGCCTACGCCGCTTGACCGCTGCGCAGCAGGTCAGACGCTACTCGGCGGGGGCTACGCCTACGGGGCAGGAGAGGCCTGTGCCGCCTGTGCCGCAGTAGCCGTTGGGGACCTTGTGGAGGTACTGCTGGTGGTAGTCCTCGGCGAAGTAGAAGTCGGGGGCGGTGGTGATTTCGGTGGTGATGGGGCCGTAGCCGGCGTTGGTGAGGACCTGCTGGTAGGCGTCTCGGGAGGCTTCGGCGGCCTTCTGCTGGACGTCGGTGCGGGGGAAGATCGCTGAGCGGTACTGGCTGCCGGCGTCGTTGCCCTGGCGCATGCCCTGGGTGGGGTCGTGGGCCTCCCAGAAGACGCGGAGCAGGTCGTCGTAGGTGACCTTGGCGGGGTCGTGGACGACGCGGACGGTCTCGGTGTGGCCGGTCAGGCCGCTGCAGACCTCTTCGTAGGTGGGGTTCGGGGTGTAGCCGCCCTCGTAGCCGACCGAGGTGGAGACGACGCCGGGGGTCTCCCAGAACTTGCGTTCAGCGCCCCAGAAGCAGCCGAGGGCGAACTCGGCGATCTCGGCGCCGTCGGGGTAGGGCGGCGCGAGGGGGGCGTCGAGGACCTCGTGGCGCGGCGGCACCGGGATGGGCTCGTCCCTGCCGGGGAGTGCCTTTTCCGGAGCGACCATCTGGGTCTTCGCAAAGCCGAACATGCGTCCAGGCTACTCGGCCGCCTGTCAGCACCGTTGTTCCCTTTGGTTGATTACCTGTTGATATGTTGCCATTGTGAAGCGGGGCATGGTGTGCGGGGTCGCGGCGTACGTGATGTGGGGGCTGTTCCCGCTCTACTGGCCGCTGCTGAAGCCGGCGGGGGCCGGCGAGATCCTCGCGCACCGGATCATGTGGTCGCTGGTCGCGGTGGTCGCGGTGCTGGCCGTGCGGCGGAGCCGGGGGTGGCTGCGGACGCTGGGATGGCGGCGGGGCGCGCTGCTGGCGCTGGCGGCGCTGGTGATCAGCGTCAACTGGGGGACGTACATCTACGCCGTCAACAGCGGGCACACGATCGAGTGCGCGCTGGGGTACTTCATCAACCCGCTGATCAGCGTGGTGTTCGGTGTGGTGATCTTCCAGGAGCGGCTGCG is a genomic window of Actinomadura citrea containing:
- the msrA gene encoding peptide-methionine (S)-S-oxide reductase MsrA; translated protein: MFGFAKTQMVAPEKALPGRDEPIPVPPRHEVLDAPLAPPYPDGAEIAEFALGCFWGAERKFWETPGVVSTSVGYEGGYTPNPTYEEVCSGLTGHTETVRVVHDPAKVTYDDLLRVFWEAHDPTQGMRQGNDAGSQYRSAIFPRTDVQQKAAEASRDAYQQVLTNAGYGPITTEITTAPDFYFAEDYHQQYLHKVPNGYCGTGGTGLSCPVGVAPAE
- a CDS encoding helix-turn-helix domain-containing protein, translated to MINEKRQRFGLYLAGLRRDARKSQRQLAESLCRISGTASVTRHEISRWERGERIPDVWISALSEALDVPLQTLERAAAHARGEDFSPEAPSPAEALSYFLPEDVELGPLANSTGRRVGTSTADALADRAHGLRLGDDVIASRDLLAPAFRELDGAVQLYRETTHSEQTGRSLLGSIGEIAQITGWIASDAGQHDQAARAYRLGISAAREAGDLALVGHLAGSLAYQLTNTGHEEDGLSLARAALEEAGPDAPPKARALYLDRVAWANTKAGNAQPAMRALAQAHEAMDGEGSRDAPDWAYWVSPEELDVMDARVYTELHKPLRAVPLLQEVLSRYDSTRTRELALYLSWLAVALVDANEPEEAASTARHMLDLSARFPSDRTAKRGRVVLTKLEPYRDVPEVREVLDAYAA